The bacterium DNA window ACATCACCGTCAATGTGGTGGCGCCCGGCCCGGTGGGCACCGACATGCTGAACGAGCTGGACGAGGACCGCCGCTCGGCCATCATCGACATGGTTCCCCTCGGACGATTGGGCGAACCCACCGAAGTTGCTGCAACCATTTCATTCTTGGCCTCCGACGCCGCCGGCTACGTCACCGGAGCGGTTATTCCGGTAGACGGGGGTCTGGGCATGGGAGGATGAGTGGCCGTAAACGCATTCGCAAACCCACCCAAGGACAATCCGTCCACGAATAGGAGATAACCAGCGTGAGCGACGAAAACTTCACTCGCTTCCAGAACTGCACTGTGGAGGTGCTGTCGGTGGAGGCCGGTCAGGTCACACCCGAGGCCACCTTTGCCGACGACTTGGACTCGGACAGCCTCGACTTGGTCGAGTTGGTGATGGCGCTCGAAGAGGAGTTCGACATCACCATCGACGAGGAAGAACTGGAGGACATCGAGACCGTGGGCCAGGCCTTCGACCTGGTTACCGTCAAGCTGGGATGACCTCGCAGCCGCCCGACGAGACGAAAACCGAGGTCTGCCCCCGGAGCGCTAGACCATGACCGCTGCGCGCCGCGTGGCGGTCACCGGAATCGGGGTCTTGGGCTGGCCCGGACTGGGCCGCGACGACTTCTGGCAGGGGCTGCTGGAACCCCCCGCCGAGGGACGGCGGGTGATGGACCACTTCGACCCCCTCCCCCACTTCGAGTCCCCCAAGGAGGCCCGCCGCACCGACCGCTTCGCCCAGATGGCTCTGGCCGCCGCTGCTGAGGCGCTGGAGCAGGCGGGCGAGCTCACCGCCGACCCCGACCGGATCGGCGTGTGGGTGGGCACCGGCGTGGGCGGCCTGCGAACCCTGGAGGACCAGATCCAGGTGCGCATCGAGCGCGGCGAGCGCCGGGTGTCGCCCTTCTTGGTGCCCATGCTGATGGCCAACGCGGCATCAGCGGCCATCTCCATGCGCTACGGCTTCTCCGGGCCGTGTGAGAACACGGTCACCGCCTGCGCGGCGGGCACCCAGTCGATCGCCAATGCGGCCATGCTGATCCGCTCGGGCCGCTGCGACGCGGTCATTACCGGCGGCAGCGAGGCTTCCAACTCCATCACCGGAGAAGCCACCTTCAAAAACATGACCGCTGTCTCCAGCTGCCACATCAGCCGGCCGTTCGACTTGGAGCGGGACGGGTTCATCCAAGCCGAGGGCGCAGGCGTGTTGGTGCTTGAAGATCTGGATTCAGCCCGGAACCGGAGGGCGACGGTGCTCGGCGAGATCTTGGGCAGCGCCAGCAACGCCGACGCCTATCACATTACCGCACCAGCGCCAGGAGGAGGGGGGGCGGTTCGGTGCATGGAGCTGGCCCTGTCCGACGCCGAACTGGATCCCGCCGACATCGTCCACATCAACGCCCACGGCACTTCCACACCGCTGAACGATGCCGCCGAAGCCGAGGCCATCCAGAAGGT harbors:
- the acpP gene encoding acyl carrier protein, which gives rise to MSDENFTRFQNCTVEVLSVEAGQVTPEATFADDLDSDSLDLVELVMALEEEFDITIDEEELEDIETVGQAFDLVTVKLG
- a CDS encoding beta-ketoacyl-[acyl-carrier-protein] synthase family protein; the protein is MTAARRVAVTGIGVLGWPGLGRDDFWQGLLEPPAEGRRVMDHFDPLPHFESPKEARRTDRFAQMALAAAAEALEQAGELTADPDRIGVWVGTGVGGLRTLEDQIQVRIERGERRVSPFLVPMLMANAASAAISMRYGFSGPCENTVTACAAGTQSIANAAMLIRSGRCDAVITGGSEASNSITGEATFKNMTAVSSCHISRPFDLERDGFIQAEGAGVLVLEDLDSARNRRATVLGEILGSASNADAYHITAPAPGGGGAVRCMELALSDAELDPADIVHINAHGTSTPLNDAAEAEAIQKVFSTPGPLVTSTKGVTGHALGAAGAIEAVAVLLAMEHRLIPPTYGYVTPDPDMAPIRIVAPDPAPWTPGPSLSNSFGFGGHNGSIVIGPPPAE